One Aegilops tauschii subsp. strangulata cultivar AL8/78 chromosome 7, Aet v6.0, whole genome shotgun sequence genomic window carries:
- the LOC123494766 gene encoding uncharacterized protein has protein sequence MAKDLLWELALMAWPLLKEEAAELAKSVLRELAREEAKTRLKAAVKAGAEGLKGLLEAPPSTPTPARPDEVADPRQGELLVDRAAVCIDHAPLLLRRPQLRHLPPFVDDVVLARVAPSLLGRLGPQMEPAVQALLRGKVIAPGVQSALRSGLELPPAVRQMLAGKFQTSGVQSALRSGLELPPAVRQMLAGKFQTSGVQSLDCSTLLAFAARARADGPSSSITAATAGAAAQALPSLQDIVVCAPAIGVIALALYLIWRRPGGGD, from the coding sequence ATGGCCAAAGACTTGCTCTGGGAGTTGGCCCTGATGGCCTGGCCTCTCCTCAAGGAGGAGGCCGCGGAGCTCGCCAAAAGCGTGCTCCGCGAGCTGGCGCGCGAGGAGGCCAAGACGCGGCTCAAGGCCGCCGTCAAGGCTGGGGCGGAGGGCCTCAAGGGGCTTCTCGAGGCGCCTCCATCCACTCCGACTCCGGCGCGGCCGGACGAGGTGGCAGACCCGCGTCAGGGGGAGCTGCTGGTCGATAGAGCGGCTGTCTGCATCGACCACGCCCCGCTGCTGCTGCGTCGTCCACAGCTTCGCCATCTCCCCCCCTTCGTCGACGACGTCGTCCTCGCCAGGGTGGCGCCCAGCCTCCTCGGTCGGCTCGGCCCCCAGATGGAGCCGGCCGTTCAGGCGCTGCTGCGCGGCAAGGTGATCGCCCCAGGGGTGCAGTCGGCTCTGCGCTCCGGCCTGGAGCTGCCACCCGCAGTCAGGCAGATGCTCGCCGGCAAGTTCCAGACGAGCGGCGTGCAGTCGGCTCTGCGCTCCGGCCTGGAGCTGCCACCCGCAGTCAGGCAGATGCTCGCCGGCAAGTTCCAGACGAGCGGCGTGCAGAGCCTCGACTGCTCCACGCTCCTCGCCTTCGCCGCCAGGGCCCGGGCTGACGGCCCTTCTTCTTCCATCACAGCCGCGACAGCGGGTGCGGCTGCCCAGGCGCTCCCCAGCCTACAGGACATCGTCGTGTGCGCGCCCGCGATAGGGGTGATCGCCCTCGCCCTGTACCTGATCTGGAGGCGGCCGGGCGGCGGCGACTGA